The Pan paniscus chromosome 15, NHGRI_mPanPan1-v2.0_pri, whole genome shotgun sequence genome includes a window with the following:
- the PSMB11 gene encoding proteasome subunit beta type-11: MKRQLTHLPGRFWLWPSFSVASLLSHQTPATNSWLASSKLHSAPGMALQDVCKWHSPDTQGPSPHLPRAGGWAVPRGCDPQTFLQIHGPRLAHGTTTLAFRFRHGVIAAADTRSSCGSYVACPASCKVIPVHQHLLGTTSGTSADCATWYRVLQRELRLRELREGQLPSVASAAKLLSAMMSQYRGLDLCVATALCGWDRSGPELFYVYSDGTRLQGDIFSVGSGSPYAYGVLDRGYRYDMSTQEAYALARCAVAHATHRDAYSGGSVDLFHVRESGWEHVSRSDACVLYMELQKLLEPEPEEDASHAHPEPATAHRAAEDRELSVGPGEMTPGDSRMPAGTEMV; encoded by the coding sequence ATGAAGCGTCAGCTCACACACCTTCCTGGCCGGTTCTGGCTGTGGCCCAGCTTCTCTGTAGCGTCCCTCCTATCCCACCAGACCCCAGCCACAAATTCCTGGCTTGCTTCTTCCAAACTTCATTCAGCCCCAGGGATGGCTCTGCAGGATGTGTGCAAGTGGCACTCCCCTGACACCCAGGGACCATCACCTCACCTGCCTCGGGCTGGCGGCTGGGCTGTGCCCCGGGGTTGTGACCCTCAAACCTTCCTGCAGATCCATGGCCCCAGACTGGCCCACGGCACTACCACTCTGGCCTTCCGCTTCCGTCATGGAGTCATTGCTGCAGCTGACACGCGTTCCTCCTGTGGCAGCTATGTGGCGTGTCCAGCCTCATGCAAGGTCATCCCTGTGCACCAGCACCTCCTGGGTACCACCTCTGGCACCTCTGCCGACTGTGCTACCTGGTATCGGGTATTACAGCGGGAGCTGCGGCTTCGGGAACTGAGGGAGGGTCAGCTGCCCAGTGTGGCCAGTGCTGCCAAGCTCTTGTCAGCCATGATGTCTCAATACCGGGGACTAGATCTCTGTGTGGCCACTGCCCTCTGCGGCTGGGACCGCTCTGGCCCTGAGCTCTTCTACGTCTATAGCGACGGCACCCGCCTGCAGGGGGACATCTTCTCTGTGGGCTCTGGATCTCCCTATGCCTACGGCGTGCTAGACCGTGGCTATCGCTACGACATGAGCACCCAGGAAGCCTACGCCCTGGCTCGCTGCGCCGTGGCCCACGCCACCCACCGTGATGCCTATTCAGGGGGCTCTGTAGACCTTTTCCACGTGCGGGAGAGTGGATGGGAGCATGTGTCACGCAGTGATGCCTGTGTGCTGTACATGGAGTTACAGAAGCTCCTGGAGCCGGAGCCAGAGGAGGATGCCAGCCATGCCCATCCTGAGCCTGCCACTGCCCACAGAGCTGCAGAAGATAGAGAGCTCTCTGTGGGGCCAGGGGAGATGACACCAGGAGACTCCAGGATGCCAGCAGGGACTGAGATGGTGTGA
- the PSMB5 gene encoding proteasome subunit beta type-5 isoform X2: protein MAGGAADCSFWERLLARQCRIYELRNKERISVAAASKLLANMVYQYKGMGLSMGTMICGWDKRGPGLYYVDSEGNRISGATFSVGSGSVYAYGVMDRGYSYDLEVEQAYDLARRAIYQATYRDAYSGGAVNLYHVREDGWIRVSSDNVADLHEKYSGSTP from the exons ATGGCTGGGGGCGCAGCGGATTGCAGCTTCTGGGAACGGCTGTTGGCTCGGCAATGTCGAATCTATGAGCTTCGAAATAAGGAACGCATCTCTGTAGCAGCTGCCTCCAAACTGCTTGCCAACATGGTGTATCAGTACAAAGGCATGGGGCTGTCCATGGGCACCATGATCTGTGGCTGGGATAAGAGAGGCCCTG GCCTCTACTACGTGGACAGTGAAGGGAACCGGATTTCAGGGGCCACCTTCTCTGTAGGTTCTGGCTCTGTGTATGCGTATGGGGTCATGGATCGGGGCTATTCCTATGACCTGGAAGTGGAGCAGGCCTATGATCTGGCCCGTCGAGCCATCTACCAAGCCACCTACAGAGATGCCTACTCAGGAGGTGCAGTCAACCTCTACCACGTGCGGGAGGATGGCTGGATCCGAGTCTCCAGTGACAATGTAGCTGATCTACATGAGAAGTATAGTGGCTCTACCCCCTGA
- the PSMB5 gene encoding proteasome subunit beta type-5 isoform X1 produces the protein MALASVLERPLPVNQRGFFGLGGRADLLDLGPGSLSDGLSLAAPGWGVPEEPGIEMLHGTTTLAFKFRHGVIVAADSRATAGAYIASQTVKKVIEINPYLLGTMAGGAADCSFWERLLARQCRIYELRNKERISVAAASKLLANMVYQYKGMGLSMGTMICGWDKRGPGLYYVDSEGNRISGATFSVGSGSVYAYGVMDRGYSYDLEVEQAYDLARRAIYQATYRDAYSGGAVNLYHVREDGWIRVSSDNVADLHEKYSGSTP, from the exons ATGGCGCTTGCCAGCGTGTTGGAGAGACCGCTACCGGTGAACCAGCGCGGGTTTTTCGGACTTGGGGGTCGTGCAGATCTGCTGGATCTAGGTCCAGGGAGTCTCAGTGATGGTCTGAGCCTGGCCGCGCCCGGCTGGGGTGTCCCAGAAGAGCCAGGAATCGAAATGCTTCATGGAACAACCACCCTGGCCTTCAAG TTCCGCCATGGAGTCATAGTTGCAGCTGACTCCAGGGCTACAGCGGGTGCTTACATTGCCTCCCAGACGGTGAAGAAGGTGATAGAGATCAACCCATACCTGCTAGGCACCATGGCTGGGGGCGCAGCGGATTGCAGCTTCTGGGAACGGCTGTTGGCTCGGCAATGTCGAATCTATGAGCTTCGAAATAAGGAACGCATCTCTGTAGCAGCTGCCTCCAAACTGCTTGCCAACATGGTGTATCAGTACAAAGGCATGGGGCTGTCCATGGGCACCATGATCTGTGGCTGGGATAAGAGAGGCCCTG GCCTCTACTACGTGGACAGTGAAGGGAACCGGATTTCAGGGGCCACCTTCTCTGTAGGTTCTGGCTCTGTGTATGCGTATGGGGTCATGGATCGGGGCTATTCCTATGACCTGGAAGTGGAGCAGGCCTATGATCTGGCCCGTCGAGCCATCTACCAAGCCACCTACAGAGATGCCTACTCAGGAGGTGCAGTCAACCTCTACCACGTGCGGGAGGATGGCTGGATCCGAGTCTCCAGTGACAATGTAGCTGATCTACATGAGAAGTATAGTGGCTCTACCCCCTGA